Proteins co-encoded in one Streptomyces sp. SLBN-31 genomic window:
- a CDS encoding MarR family winged helix-turn-helix transcriptional regulator — protein MPTPPLPDLPGTPASDEVIEIERALTRITYLSTRARRHERLMALAGVPLDRAAVALLRQVADSEPLRPGELATRLGVEASHVTRTVQQLQKSGYVTRVPDPDDRRAQRIELTGAGREAVARVRDAGARGMQSALAEWTPEELRQLATLFHRMVDDFLAYAGDEETESTS, from the coding sequence ATGCCCACACCACCGCTCCCCGACCTCCCCGGCACCCCTGCGTCCGACGAGGTCATCGAGATCGAGCGCGCGCTCACCCGCATCACCTACCTGAGCACCCGCGCCCGCCGGCACGAGCGGCTGATGGCGCTGGCCGGTGTGCCGCTGGATCGTGCCGCCGTCGCACTGCTGCGCCAAGTCGCCGACTCGGAGCCGCTGCGCCCGGGCGAGCTGGCGACCCGGCTGGGCGTGGAGGCCTCCCACGTCACCCGCACCGTGCAGCAGTTGCAGAAGTCCGGCTACGTCACCCGCGTCCCCGACCCCGACGACCGCCGGGCCCAGCGCATCGAACTCACCGGGGCGGGCCGGGAGGCCGTAGCGCGGGTCCGTGACGCCGGCGCCCGCGGCATGCAGTCGGCCCTGGCGGAATGGACGCCGGAGGAGCTGCGGCAGCTCGCCACCCTCTTCCACCGCATGGTCGACGACTTCCTCGCCTACGCCGGCGACGAGGAGACCGAATCCACCTCTTGA
- a CDS encoding TetR/AcrR family transcriptional regulator: MAARTARAEQVNATRELILAAAERLFAERGVNAVSNRQVSEAAGQGNNTAVGYHFGTKADLVRAIVRKHATRIEQIRARLLAGIGDSPDVRDWVDCLVRPVPQHLAALGGPTWYARFCAQIMTDPVLHQIVVDESLSSPSLRRIIDGLTACLPDLPPEVRAERGEMARHLIVQMPAEREHALAENRPTPRATWDDAATGLADALVGLWLAPVANRP, encoded by the coding sequence ATGGCGGCCAGGACGGCACGCGCGGAACAGGTCAACGCGACCAGGGAGCTGATCCTCGCCGCCGCCGAGCGGCTGTTCGCCGAGCGCGGGGTCAACGCCGTCTCCAACCGCCAGGTCAGCGAGGCCGCAGGCCAGGGCAACAACACCGCCGTCGGCTACCACTTCGGCACCAAGGCCGACCTGGTGCGCGCCATCGTCCGCAAGCACGCGACACGGATCGAGCAGATCCGCGCCCGGCTGCTGGCCGGCATCGGCGACTCACCGGACGTACGCGACTGGGTGGACTGCCTGGTGCGCCCCGTCCCACAGCACTTGGCGGCGTTGGGCGGCCCCACCTGGTACGCCCGCTTCTGCGCGCAGATCATGACCGACCCGGTGCTCCATCAGATCGTCGTCGACGAGTCGCTCTCCTCTCCGTCCCTGCGGCGGATCATCGACGGACTCACCGCCTGTCTGCCCGACCTGCCGCCGGAAGTCCGCGCCGAGCGGGGCGAGATGGCGCGTCATCTGATCGTGCAGATGCCCGCCGAGCGCGAGCACGCCCTGGCCGAGAACCGGCCTACCCCGCGCGCCACCTGGGACGACGCCGCGACCGGCCTCGCCGACGCGCTCGTCGGCCTGTGGCTGGCGCCTGTGGCGAACCGGCCCTGA
- a CDS encoding MFS transporter has protein sequence MSDALPNPVSPGGPAAPRSNAVVAVLAFAGIVVSLMQTLVIPIVPELPKLLDAPASDTAWAVTATLLAAAVATPVMGRLGDMFGKRRMLLVSVVLLVAGSVVCALSDSLAPMIAGRAVQGLAAAVVPLGISIMRDELPTERLAGATALMSASLGVGGALGLPTAALIADHYDWHALFWSSAGMGVVALALVLLFVPESQVRSGGRFDVLGGVGMAVGLVSLLLAISKGADWGWTDGTTLGLFAAAVVVLLTWGFFELRTTEPLVDLRTTARRQVLVTNLASIAIGFSMFAMSLVLPQLLQLPAQTGYGLGKSLLTAGLVMAPSGLVMMAFAPVSAAVSRAKGPKVTLMIGALIVACGYGLNIVLMSEVWHLVLVSFVIGAGIGFTYGAMPALIMGAVNPSETAAANSLNTLMRSIGTSAASALAGVVLSHLTIDLGGYALPSRNGFKVVMALGAGAALLAFAVASFIPGRRSVAVDAPMPATEPSADAAKVG, from the coding sequence ATGTCCGACGCCCTGCCCAACCCGGTGAGCCCGGGCGGACCGGCCGCACCGCGGTCGAACGCCGTGGTGGCCGTGCTGGCCTTCGCCGGCATCGTCGTATCGCTGATGCAGACGCTGGTCATCCCGATCGTCCCGGAACTGCCGAAACTGCTGGACGCTCCCGCCTCGGACACCGCCTGGGCGGTGACCGCCACGCTGCTGGCCGCCGCGGTGGCGACCCCGGTGATGGGCCGACTCGGCGACATGTTCGGCAAGCGGCGCATGCTGCTGGTCAGCGTGGTCCTGCTGGTGGCCGGATCGGTGGTCTGCGCGCTCAGCGATTCGCTGGCTCCGATGATCGCCGGACGGGCGGTGCAGGGCCTGGCGGCGGCGGTGGTGCCGCTGGGCATCAGCATCATGCGCGACGAACTGCCCACCGAGCGGTTGGCGGGGGCCACGGCGCTGATGAGCGCCTCGCTCGGCGTCGGCGGCGCCCTGGGACTGCCGACGGCGGCGCTGATCGCGGACCACTACGACTGGCACGCGCTGTTCTGGAGCTCGGCCGGCATGGGCGTGGTGGCCCTGGCGCTCGTGCTGCTCTTCGTGCCCGAGTCGCAGGTGCGCTCCGGCGGCCGCTTCGACGTCCTTGGCGGTGTCGGCATGGCGGTGGGCCTCGTGTCCCTGCTGCTGGCGATATCCAAGGGCGCCGACTGGGGCTGGACAGACGGCACCACCCTCGGTCTGTTCGCAGCGGCGGTCGTGGTGCTGCTCACGTGGGGCTTCTTCGAACTGCGCACGACCGAGCCCCTGGTGGACCTGCGCACCACCGCCCGCCGCCAGGTGCTGGTGACCAATCTGGCCTCGATCGCGATCGGCTTCTCGATGTTCGCGATGTCCCTGGTCCTGCCCCAACTGCTGCAGCTGCCCGCGCAGACGGGCTACGGCCTGGGCAAGTCGCTCCTGACCGCCGGTCTGGTGATGGCGCCTTCCGGCCTGGTGATGATGGCGTTCGCCCCGGTGTCCGCCGCCGTCTCCAGGGCGAAGGGACCGAAGGTGACGCTGATGATCGGCGCGCTGATCGTGGCCTGCGGGTACGGCCTGAACATCGTGCTGATGTCCGAGGTGTGGCACCTGGTGCTGGTGTCGTTCGTCATCGGCGCCGGTATCGGTTTCACGTACGGCGCCATGCCCGCCCTGATCATGGGTGCCGTGAACCCCTCGGAGACCGCGGCCGCCAACAGCCTCAACACGCTGATGCGGTCGATCGGTACGTCCGCGGCCAGCGCCCTCGCCGGTGTCGTCCTCTCCCACCTGACAATCGACCTCGGCGGCTACGCGCTGCCCTCGCGGAACGGCTTCAAGGTCGTCATGGCCCTCGGCGCCGGGGCCGCGCTGCTGGCCTTCGCCGTGGCGTCGTTCATCCCTGGCCGCCGCTCCGTCGCCGTGGACGCGCCGATGCCCGCCACCGAACCGTCGGCCGACGCCGCCAAGGTCGGCTGA
- a CDS encoding TetR/AcrR family transcriptional regulator encodes MDAREKILEAATDLLAEASVADVSTRAVCEAAGVGAPMLYRLFGDKAGLLAAVVDRGFEAYLASKRAARPSDDPVADLRSGWDNHMRFALEHPNHYRLMYSPELTVPPAAAQEAHALLHGILERCAAAGRLTVPPALATQMIMSANVGAALSVLTRPEQYSDPGFSERLRDAVLDSVTRPPSGASDGQEGDGDRAVPVAAATLAARLRAARSPSFTPAESALLGQWLDKLSAG; translated from the coding sequence ATGGATGCGCGGGAGAAGATCCTGGAAGCGGCCACCGACCTGCTGGCCGAGGCGTCGGTCGCCGATGTCTCCACGCGGGCGGTGTGCGAGGCGGCGGGCGTGGGTGCGCCGATGCTCTACCGGCTGTTCGGTGACAAGGCCGGGCTGCTGGCCGCCGTCGTGGACCGGGGCTTTGAGGCCTATCTCGCCTCCAAGCGGGCGGCCCGGCCCAGCGACGACCCGGTCGCGGACCTCCGCAGCGGCTGGGACAACCACATGCGCTTCGCGCTGGAGCACCCCAACCACTACCGGCTGATGTACTCGCCCGAGCTGACGGTCCCGCCCGCGGCGGCGCAGGAGGCACACGCCCTGCTGCACGGGATCCTCGAACGCTGCGCCGCCGCCGGCCGGCTCACCGTGCCGCCCGCTCTCGCCACTCAGATGATCATGTCCGCCAACGTCGGGGCGGCCCTGTCCGTACTCACCAGACCCGAGCAGTACTCGGACCCGGGGTTCTCCGAGCGGCTGCGCGACGCCGTGCTCGACTCGGTCACCCGCCCGCCCTCCGGCGCGTCCGACGGCCAGGAGGGTGACGGGGACAGGGCCGTCCCGGTCGCCGCCGCCACCTTGGCGGCCCGGCTTCGCGCCGCGCGGTCCCCGTCCTTCACCCCGGCCGAATCGGCCCTGCTGGGGCAGTGGTTGGACAAGCTGTCCGCCGGGTGA
- a CDS encoding SDR family oxidoreductase: MTTQPQQDRRVAIVTGGSRGIGRQVARRLAADGFAVVVGYAGNKDAANEVVQAIEAAGGTAHAARADVGDDAEVAALFDLTEATYGGVDAVVHAAGRMPLSPVSELDLDELDALYRTNIRGTFVVDQQAARRLRPGGALVNFSSSVVGLAFPGYGAYAASKGAVEALTLILAREMRGRDVTVNAVAPGPTATDLFLDGKDEETVARLAAQPPLERLGTPQDIAGVVAFLVGREGRWVNGQVLRANGGII, translated from the coding sequence ATGACCACTCAGCCCCAGCAGGACCGGCGCGTGGCGATCGTGACCGGTGGATCACGCGGCATCGGGCGGCAGGTCGCCCGGAGGCTCGCCGCCGACGGTTTCGCGGTCGTCGTCGGGTACGCCGGCAACAAGGACGCCGCGAACGAGGTCGTCCAGGCCATCGAGGCGGCCGGCGGTACGGCCCACGCCGCCCGCGCGGACGTCGGCGACGATGCCGAGGTCGCCGCCCTCTTCGACCTGACGGAGGCCACCTACGGCGGTGTCGACGCCGTCGTGCACGCGGCCGGACGCATGCCCCTGTCCCCCGTCTCCGAACTCGACCTGGACGAACTCGACGCCCTGTACCGCACCAACATCCGCGGCACGTTCGTCGTCGACCAGCAGGCCGCACGCCGGCTGCGCCCGGGCGGAGCGCTCGTCAACTTCTCCAGCTCCGTGGTGGGACTCGCCTTCCCCGGCTACGGCGCCTATGCCGCGAGCAAGGGCGCGGTCGAGGCACTGACCCTGATCCTGGCCAGGGAGATGCGGGGCCGTGACGTGACGGTCAACGCGGTGGCGCCCGGCCCGACGGCGACCGACCTCTTCCTCGACGGCAAGGACGAGGAGACCGTCGCCCGGCTGGCCGCCCAGCCGCCGCTGGAACGCCTCGGGACCCCGCAGGACATAGCCGGCGTCGTGGCCTTCCTGGTCGGACGCGAGGGCCGCTGGGTCAACGGGCAGGTGCTGCGGGCCAACGGCGGCATCATCTGA
- the ligD gene encoding non-homologous end-joining DNA ligase produces MTLPLIPPMLATPGTLPPVSQDARWAYETKQDGQRVVAYLEGDGRVRLRARSGEEITAAYPELRGLGAALGTTAAVLDGEVLALDEHGRADFQLLQSRMGLAHAPARAARQAAKVPAHLVLFDVMHLAGRNLTALPYVRRRGMLEELGLDGPFWSTPAALVGHGRQALSATREHGMEGLVCKRLDSVYEPGVRSRAWIKIRNMRSEDVVVGGWLAGMGRLSGLPGAVLVGQRAAGRLRYVGGVGTGWSEAERTRLAGLLRDAETTVCPFDPVPSVPGAHWVVPRLVGEVRYSTRTRAGMLRQPSWLRLRLDLTPEEAAADFPDDLL; encoded by the coding sequence GTGACCCTCCCCCTGATCCCGCCCATGCTCGCCACCCCGGGCACGCTGCCGCCCGTGTCGCAGGACGCCCGCTGGGCCTACGAGACCAAGCAGGACGGCCAGCGGGTCGTGGCCTACCTCGAAGGGGACGGACGTGTGCGGCTGCGGGCCCGGTCCGGGGAGGAGATCACCGCCGCGTACCCCGAACTCCGCGGCCTCGGCGCGGCACTGGGGACCACGGCCGCGGTGCTGGACGGGGAGGTCCTGGCACTGGACGAACACGGCCGCGCCGACTTCCAGTTGCTGCAGTCCCGCATGGGGCTGGCGCACGCGCCCGCCCGGGCGGCGCGGCAGGCCGCCAAGGTGCCCGCCCACCTGGTGCTGTTCGACGTGATGCACCTGGCAGGCCGGAATCTCACCGCGCTGCCCTACGTCCGCCGCCGGGGGATGCTGGAGGAACTGGGGCTCGACGGGCCCTTCTGGTCCACCCCCGCCGCGCTCGTCGGACACGGACGGCAGGCTCTGAGCGCCACTCGTGAGCACGGCATGGAGGGCCTGGTCTGCAAGCGGCTGGACTCGGTGTACGAACCCGGGGTGCGCTCCCGGGCCTGGATCAAGATCCGCAACATGCGCAGCGAGGATGTCGTCGTGGGCGGCTGGCTGGCGGGCATGGGACGGCTGTCGGGGCTGCCCGGCGCGGTCCTGGTCGGACAGCGGGCGGCGGGGCGGCTGCGGTACGTCGGCGGGGTGGGCACCGGCTGGAGCGAGGCCGAGCGGACCCGGCTCGCCGGGCTGCTGCGGGATGCCGAGACCACCGTCTGCCCCTTCGATCCCGTCCCCTCGGTGCCCGGCGCCCACTGGGTGGTGCCCCGCCTGGTCGGCGAGGTCCGCTACAGCACCCGTACCCGGGCCGGAATGCTGCGCCAGCCCTCGTGGCTGCGCCTCCGCCTCGACCTGACTCCCGAGGAGGCGGCGGCAGACTTCCCGGACGACCTGCTCTGA
- the hemC gene encoding hydroxymethylbilane synthase, which yields MSVPELIRIVSRDSPMALAQVERVRAELAALHPGVRTEVVPVKTTGDKWMGVLSQVEGKGAFTKEVDAALLAGEADLAVHCVKDIPADRPLPAGTTFAAFLKRDDVRDALVHPGGLTLDELPEGTRIGTSAVRRVAQLAASHPHLECVPFRGNANRRLAKLEAGEADALLLAVSGLERIGRQDVITEVLSVETMMPPIGAGILALQCRQDDIELIDAVSGLGDPDTHREATAERMFLHVLQGHCNSPIAGYARVAQGGELSLRACVFTPDGKTRLNAHEWAGRLDPATLGTSVAVALLRQGAREIIDGIPH from the coding sequence ATGTCCGTCCCCGAACTGATCCGTATCGTCTCCCGCGACTCGCCCATGGCGCTCGCCCAAGTGGAGCGTGTCCGCGCCGAGTTGGCGGCCCTGCACCCCGGTGTGCGCACCGAGGTCGTGCCGGTGAAGACGACCGGCGACAAGTGGATGGGCGTGCTGTCCCAGGTGGAGGGCAAGGGGGCGTTCACCAAGGAGGTGGACGCCGCGCTGCTGGCCGGCGAGGCCGATCTCGCGGTGCACTGCGTCAAGGACATTCCCGCCGACCGGCCGCTTCCGGCGGGCACGACGTTCGCCGCGTTCCTCAAGCGCGACGACGTCCGCGACGCCCTCGTCCATCCGGGCGGTCTGACACTGGACGAACTCCCCGAGGGCACGCGGATCGGTACCTCCGCGGTGCGGCGCGTCGCCCAGCTGGCCGCCAGTCATCCGCACCTGGAGTGCGTGCCCTTCCGCGGTAACGCCAACCGGCGGCTGGCGAAGCTGGAGGCCGGCGAGGCGGACGCGCTGCTGCTCGCGGTGTCCGGCCTCGAACGCATCGGCCGCCAGGACGTGATCACCGAGGTCCTGTCGGTGGAGACGATGATGCCGCCGATCGGCGCGGGCATCCTGGCCCTGCAGTGCCGGCAGGACGACATCGAGCTCATCGACGCCGTCAGCGGACTCGGGGACCCGGACACGCACCGGGAGGCGACCGCGGAACGCATGTTCCTGCACGTGCTGCAGGGACACTGCAACAGCCCCATCGCCGGGTACGCGCGCGTGGCACAGGGCGGCGAACTGTCCCTGCGGGCGTGTGTGTTCACTCCCGACGGCAAGACGCGCCTGAACGCCCACGAGTGGGCCGGCCGGCTCGACCCGGCCACCCTGGGCACGTCGGTCGCCGTGGCGCTGCTGCGTCAGGGTGCCCGCGAGATCATCGACGGCATCCCGCACTGA